The DNA region AGCCACCGTGCAGGAAGTGGCCCGCAGTGCGCAGGATGCTTCTCAGGCGGCTGCTCAGGCTGACCAACAGGCGCGCAGTGGCGACGAGGTCGTGGGCCAGGCGATTGGCCAGATCGAGCAACTTGCCCGTGAGGTGGTCAGCTCGACCCAGGCCATGAACCAACTCAAACAGGAAAGCAGCAAGATTGTCGGTGTTCTCGACGTGATCAAGTCTGTTTCCCAGCAAACCAACCTGCTGGCGCTGAATGCGGCCATCGAGGCGGCGCGGGCTGGCGAAGCCGGACGCGGGTTTGCCGTGGTCGCCGATGAGGTACGCGGCCTGGCACAACGAACCCAGAAGTCCACAGAGGAAATCGAAGATTTGATCGCTGCCTTACAGACTGGCACCCAGCAGGTTGCCTGCACGCTGGACAGCAGCCGCAGCCTGACCGACAACACGGTAGAACTCAGCCGCCGCGCCGGCAGCTCGCTGGAGCAGATCACCCGTACGGTGGCGACCATCCAGCACATGAACGAACAGATCGCCACCGCCAGCGAGGAACAGAGCATGGTCGCCGAACAGATCAACCGCAACGTCATCCGCGTGCGCGACATCTCCGAACAGACCGCCGCAGCCAGCGAACAGACAGCCGCCTCCAGCGTTGAACTGGCGAGGCTGGGCGTCCATCTGCAAGGGCTGATGGGGAAATTCCGGGTGAGCTGACAGGTACGTGCGCTAGGCGCGGATGGGTGACGCAGAGCGTCACGACAGGCATTCCCACGCTGGAGCGTGAGGAACGATAACCTCAACTATCGTGCGACGCTCCGCGTCGCCATGCCGTTCTGGACGCTCTGCGTCCGCTCTTGGGACAGCGCCCAATAAAAAGCCCCTGAAGCACTATGCTTCAGGGGCTTTTTCGTCGCCGGGTGGTTTTAGACCAACACCGGCTCCGAGGCTTTGTCGACAGGCTGCAACGGCAGCAATGGCGCGTGTGGATCAGCTTCGATGGAAGCTCTCCAGGCGGCTAGCCACTCTTCGTGGCCTTCGCTCCAGACACGCTCGTGCAAGCGGCCAAGGGCAACCGGGTCGCTCAACAGCATCAGGCGTTCCTGATTGTCGAGTTTCGCCGGCCCCACCTTGAGCGCATGATCAACGCGTTCCATACGCACCACTTCGATCGGCTGAGCCTGGCGGTGACGCGAGGTTGCCAGGGCGCACGCCAGTGCGTTCTGGCGAGGATCGACCACCGCCCGAATGAAGCCGTGTTTCAGGGCGTGCCAACGGTTCTCGTGGGTGTACTGATCGGTGGAGATCAGTTCTTGCGGTGGCTCGAACTCTTCAGGGATCAGGAAGAATTTCTCGTCACGCGCCTTGAGGCCCAGACCGGTACGGCTGGAAATCACCGACACCGGAATCGACAGCATCAACGACACCACGATCGGCGCCAACCACCACAGGAAGCTCGGGTTCAGCCAGAACACCAGCAGTGCCCAGCACGCGCCCAGCAAGGTCTGCGGACCATGACGCTTGACCGCTTCGAGCCACGGCGTGGAGTCGTCGTCACGTTGCGGCGAGTTCCAGGTCGCGGCCCAGCCGAGGAAGGCCGCCAGTACGAAGCGAGTGTGGAACAGCATGCGCACCGGAGCCAGCAGCACCGAGAACAGCATTTCCAGCAGCATCGATACGGTGACCTTGAACTTGCCGCCGAAGCCCTTCGCACCTTTCGCCCAGATCAGAATGACGCTGAGCAGTTTAGGCAGGAACAACAGAACGATGGTGGTCGAGAACAGCGCAACAGCGCGCTCCGGGTGCCATTGTGGCCACAACGGATACAACTGACGAGGTTCCAGGAAGTAGGTCGGCTCCATCAGGGTGTTCACCGCCAGCAGGGCTGTGGACAACACGAGGAAGAAGAACCACAACGGCGCTGACAGGTACGACATCACGCCGGTCAGGAACACGGCGCGGTGAACCGGGTGCATGCCCTTGACCAGGAACAGCCGGAAGTTCATCAGGTTACCGTGGCACCAGCGACGGTCACGCTTGAGTTCGTCCAGCAGGTTCGGTGGCAGTTCTTCATAGCTGCCCGGCAGATCATAGGCAATCCACACGCCCCAGCCGGCACGGCGCATCAGCGCAGCTTCAACGAAGTCGTGGGACAGGATCGCACCGGCGAACGCACCTTTACCGGGCAACGGCGCCAGGGCGCAGTGCTCGATGAACGGCTTCATGCGGATGATCGCATTGTGGCCCCAGTAGTGGGATTCACCCAGCTGCCAGAAGTGCAGACCGGCAGTGAACAGCGGACCATAGACGCGGGTCGCGAACTGCTGCATGCGGGCATACAGCGTGTCCATGCCCGACGCACGTGGCGCAGTCTGGATGATACCGGCGTCTGGCGTGGCTTCCATCAGACGAACCAGGCTGGTCAGACATTCACCGCTCATGACGCTGTCGGCATCCAGCACGACCATGTAGCGATACTCGCTGCCCCAGCGACGGCAGAAGTCGTCGAGGTTGCCGCTTTTACGTTTGACGCGACGGCGACGGCGGCGATAGAAAATCCGCCCGAAGCCTTTGGTCTCGCGGCATACGTCCAGCCAGGCCTGTTGCTCGGCAACGGCGATGTCGGTTTCGTTGGTGTCGCTGAGCACAAAGAAATCGAAACGGTCCAGGTCACCCGTGGCCGCTACCGATTCGAACGTAGCGCGCAAACCGGCGAAAACCCGCGGTACGTCTTCGTTACAGATCGGCATGACCAGCGCGGTACGTGCGCCCTTCTCGATCGGCTCGTTGCCAGCGCTGGCACCGGAGATGCGATA from Pseudomonas syringae includes:
- a CDS encoding methyl-accepting chemotaxis protein; amino-acid sequence: MNEMAATVQEVARSAQDASQAAAQADQQARSGDEVVGQAIGQIEQLAREVVSSTQAMNQLKQESSKIVGVLDVIKSVSQQTNLLALNAAIEAARAGEAGRGFAVVADEVRGLAQRTQKSTEEIEDLIAALQTGTQQVACTLDSSRSLTDNTVELSRRAGSSLEQITRTVATIQHMNEQIATASEEQSMVAEQINRNVIRVRDISEQTAAASEQTAASSVELARLGVHLQGLMGKFRVS
- the mdoH gene encoding glucans biosynthesis glucosyltransferase MdoH, whose translation is MSNSLPVPVSLNEYLAHLPMSDAQRAELAGCKTFAELHERLSAQPAIDQAEAAQASVGRRLLLSTADELQDAEMLDVDASGRLRLKATPPIHRTKVVPEPWRTNILVRGWRRLTGKKNPPKPDHSDLPRDLPKARWRTVGSIRRYILLILMLGQTIVAGSYMKGILPYQGWSLVSLDEITRQTFVQTALQVLPYALQTSILLLFGILFCWVSAGFWTALMGFLELLTGRDKYRISGASAGNEPIEKGARTALVMPICNEDVPRVFAGLRATFESVAATGDLDRFDFFVLSDTNETDIAVAEQQAWLDVCRETKGFGRIFYRRRRRRVKRKSGNLDDFCRRWGSEYRYMVVLDADSVMSGECLTSLVRLMEATPDAGIIQTAPRASGMDTLYARMQQFATRVYGPLFTAGLHFWQLGESHYWGHNAIIRMKPFIEHCALAPLPGKGAFAGAILSHDFVEAALMRRAGWGVWIAYDLPGSYEELPPNLLDELKRDRRWCHGNLMNFRLFLVKGMHPVHRAVFLTGVMSYLSAPLWFFFLVLSTALLAVNTLMEPTYFLEPRQLYPLWPQWHPERAVALFSTTIVLLFLPKLLSVILIWAKGAKGFGGKFKVTVSMLLEMLFSVLLAPVRMLFHTRFVLAAFLGWAATWNSPQRDDDSTPWLEAVKRHGPQTLLGACWALLVFWLNPSFLWWLAPIVVSLMLSIPVSVISSRTGLGLKARDEKFFLIPEEFEPPQELISTDQYTHENRWHALKHGFIRAVVDPRQNALACALATSRHRQAQPIEVVRMERVDHALKVGPAKLDNQERLMLLSDPVALGRLHERVWSEGHEEWLAAWRASIEADPHAPLLPLQPVDKASEPVLV